A region of Nostoc edaphicum CCNP1411 DNA encodes the following proteins:
- the dnaB gene encoding replicative DNA helicase, whose product MIDKLPPQNIEAEEAILGGIMLDPEAIGRVSDRLIPEAFYISAHKDIYQAAQRLHCSGKPTDLLTVTAWLTDHDLLVRIGGRNKLATLVDRTVSAVNIDTLAELVMDKFARRQLIKAGNEIVHLGYETETELPQILDQSEQKIFQLSNQTLSSNTEHNSTINVAAYEDLNSGNPIYPTGLHELDNLMVGFESGTLTIVAGRPSMGKSQIALFLAFQMILFHELPVVIFSLEMTKKQLEYRLWSLISVSNAYKHLELTPLKSDRIRRHRSGNKPLADWEFTSIAKIVGIASELPLYMNDSRGITVSGIASECRQIKAKEGKLGLVVVDYLQMMAEDSGGNRSYELGDVARGLYKMAGDLDVPVLALSQISRGVEGRQNKRPMMSDLSQSGILEMVADNIILAYRDEYYNPDTTDQGILELIMAKARHGETGTATVFFDKSYGIIQNLRSGNI is encoded by the coding sequence GTGATTGATAAATTGCCACCCCAAAACATCGAAGCGGAAGAGGCGATTTTAGGTGGTATCATGCTTGACCCAGAAGCAATCGGTAGAGTCAGCGATCGCCTTATTCCCGAAGCCTTTTACATTAGCGCCCATAAAGATATCTATCAAGCCGCGCAGCGCCTTCATTGCTCTGGTAAACCCACTGATTTACTCACAGTTACAGCTTGGCTTACTGACCACGATTTACTAGTCCGTATCGGCGGGAGAAATAAATTAGCAACTCTGGTAGACCGCACAGTGTCAGCTGTCAACATTGACACTTTAGCCGAGTTGGTAATGGACAAATTCGCGCGTAGACAGTTAATCAAGGCTGGAAATGAAATTGTACATCTCGGTTATGAGACAGAAACTGAGTTACCACAAATCCTTGACCAATCAGAACAGAAAATTTTCCAATTATCTAATCAAACCCTATCTTCAAACACTGAACATAACAGCACGATTAACGTTGCTGCTTACGAGGATTTAAATTCAGGAAACCCCATTTACCCTACAGGACTTCATGAACTCGATAATTTGATGGTGGGATTTGAAAGTGGCACACTCACCATAGTTGCGGGTAGGCCATCAATGGGAAAGTCCCAGATCGCCTTGTTTTTGGCTTTCCAAATGATACTGTTCCATGAGCTACCTGTGGTCATCTTCTCCTTGGAGATGACAAAGAAACAATTGGAGTACAGGCTGTGGAGTTTAATTAGTGTTAGCAACGCTTACAAGCATTTAGAGTTAACGCCACTAAAAAGCGATCGTATACGCAGACATCGCTCAGGTAATAAACCCCTAGCAGACTGGGAATTTACAAGCATTGCCAAAATCGTTGGTATTGCTTCAGAACTGCCGCTTTATATGAATGACTCAAGAGGTATTACCGTTTCTGGAATTGCTTCCGAATGCCGTCAAATTAAGGCCAAAGAGGGAAAACTTGGGTTAGTTGTCGTTGATTACCTGCAAATGATGGCAGAGGATTCAGGCGGCAACCGGAGTTATGAACTAGGTGACGTGGCACGGGGACTTTACAAAATGGCTGGAGATTTAGATGTTCCTGTGTTGGCACTTTCTCAAATTTCTAGGGGAGTTGAGGGCAGACAGAATAAGCGCCCAATGATGAGCGACCTTAGCCAATCGGGAATTTTAGAAATGGTGGCAGACAATATTATTCTCGCTTACCGGGATGAGTATTACAACCCAGATACTACAGACCAAGGAATATTAGAGCTCATCATGGCTAAAGCACGGCACGGTGAAACAGGTACAGCAACGGTTTTTTTTGACAAGTCCTATGGAATTATCCAGAATTTGCGCTCCGGAAATATCTGA
- a CDS encoding MarR family transcriptional regulator yields the protein MTQNSSKIQGKFYPLQHEEWLKACRELTPAQRDVLYYIRTLDPYGDGVELSVSGIARQLSTENKEVHRSTVSRALKALDDKGFIDLELLKVKVKILAGGLHCCDETTVLSHRNSVVSPQQARSLRNKRDHDATSAIATQQPSSKSPSQSQSSTPKTYKTYSDFIKTLSEEERANFWKFCEEKTKDLSQPVNDIEAWLAHKNKAGRNRWEVYYEKYLASKQVQAKKTETKNARDEFRREIEERQRQAQRAWEESQRQNLAENTGGET from the coding sequence ATGACACAGAACAGTTCAAAAATTCAAGGTAAGTTTTACCCACTCCAGCACGAGGAATGGCTGAAAGCCTGCCGAGAATTAACGCCAGCACAGAGAGATGTGCTGTACTACATTCGCACTCTCGACCCTTATGGCGACGGGGTTGAGTTGTCTGTTTCCGGGATAGCTAGGCAACTATCAACAGAGAATAAAGAAGTACATCGCTCTACAGTTAGCCGCGCTCTCAAAGCCTTAGATGACAAGGGATTCATTGACCTTGAACTACTGAAAGTCAAAGTCAAAATTTTAGCTGGGGGGCTTCATTGTTGCGATGAGACAACAGTGTTGTCTCATCGCAACAGTGTTGTCTCACCGCAACAAGCGCGATCGCTACGCAACAAGCGTGATCATGACGCAACAAGCGCGATCGCTACGCAACAACCGAGTTCTAAAAGCCCTAGCCAGAGCCAATCTTCAACTCCTAAGACTTATAAGACTTATTCAGACTTTATTAAGACTCTCTCGGAAGAGGAGCGAGCGAATTTTTGGAAATTTTGTGAGGAAAAAACCAAAGATCTTAGCCAGCCAGTGAATGACATTGAGGCTTGGTTAGCTCACAAGAACAAAGCTGGAAGAAATCGCTGGGAGGTTTATTACGAAAAATATCTGGCTTCAAAACAGGTACAAGCCAAAAAAACTGAAACAAAAAATGCTCGAGATGAATTCCGCCGAGAAATCGAGGAACGGCAACGACAGGCTCAAAGAGCTTGGGAAGAGTCGCAAAGGCAAAATCTCGCTGAGAATACTGGCGGTGAGACGTGA
- a CDS encoding XRE family transcriptional regulator yields the protein MQNFVTDETSLYQQLFDEMFDRFNLSAKVVAKQAGVSEVLISRFRKGKADLGTRKFLALLGAVPIEAREWYLSQLLGAKPGVSLQKLVSAASAVERVEIINLIAYSFLEDRKITGTSELISSAV from the coding sequence ATGCAAAATTTTGTAACAGATGAAACTTCTCTTTACCAGCAACTATTTGACGAGATGTTCGATAGATTCAACCTTTCGGCAAAGGTTGTAGCCAAGCAAGCTGGAGTTTCAGAGGTGTTAATTTCCAGATTTCGTAAGGGAAAAGCTGACTTGGGAACTAGAAAGTTTCTAGCATTGTTAGGGGCTGTTCCCATAGAAGCACGGGAGTGGTATTTGTCTCAGCTGCTTGGGGCAAAGCCAGGTGTAAGCCTGCAAAAGCTTGTATCTGCTGCCTCTGCTGTAGAAAGAGTTGAAATCATCAATTTAATTGCCTATTCTTTCCTAGAAGATCGAAAAATTACTGGGACAAGTGAATTGATATCATCAGCAGTATGA
- a CDS encoding ParB/RepB/Spo0J family partition protein gives MAKALPQIGDKFKGAVQKTDQEQKITDLQAEVERLRASQSPELETEIAKLREQLQTQTGEIAIDTGLIDPNPNQPRQTITQESIQTKARLLKKHGQITPVILVPQDNGRYMLLDGQLRWSGAKLLGWETIRALIVPQPQDLDQSSLLTFLGFEDLNPLDKAEAIFKEITKSTGLELDEVAITLGAVLKRLERNNQVKELTKLLIASSEKQQQGLEVLDINNEEQALFLVFLEFGLNPASVKSNLLPMLSLPEDLKKAIRHRELKGAHALALATLSSKILKISEQEAAIERIKATEQVLKESLTVPETRDLIKGIKAKYLTLEQSESKEVKVIIQKISSGLSEIILANASREQLQSLQEILEQKLKEIGKLIE, from the coding sequence ATGGCAAAAGCATTACCGCAAATAGGCGATAAATTTAAAGGGGCAGTACAGAAAACTGATCAAGAACAAAAAATTACGGATTTACAAGCTGAAGTAGAAAGGTTACGTGCATCGCAATCACCAGAATTAGAGACAGAAATAGCCAAACTACGCGAACAATTGCAAACGCAAACAGGTGAAATTGCCATTGATACGGGTTTAATTGACCCTAACCCTAACCAGCCAAGACAAACAATTACACAAGAGTCTATTCAGACAAAAGCGAGATTACTAAAAAAACATGGGCAGATTACACCAGTAATTTTAGTTCCTCAAGATAACGGCCGTTATATGCTCTTGGACGGACAGTTACGTTGGTCAGGAGCGAAGCTATTGGGATGGGAGACTATTCGGGCATTAATCGTACCTCAGCCACAGGATTTAGACCAATCATCGTTATTGACTTTTTTAGGTTTTGAAGATTTAAATCCACTCGATAAGGCAGAAGCAATATTTAAAGAGATCACCAAATCAACTGGTTTAGAATTGGATGAGGTTGCTATAACTCTTGGTGCTGTACTTAAGCGGCTTGAACGTAATAATCAAGTCAAGGAACTAACAAAACTATTAATTGCTAGTAGTGAGAAGCAACAACAAGGTTTAGAAGTACTGGATATTAATAACGAGGAGCAAGCTTTATTTTTAGTGTTCTTAGAATTTGGGTTGAATCCTGCTTCTGTTAAGTCCAATCTTTTACCAATGTTATCTTTGCCAGAAGATTTAAAAAAAGCAATTCGTCATCGAGAACTGAAAGGCGCTCACGCATTGGCATTAGCAACATTGTCATCAAAAATATTGAAAATTTCCGAACAAGAGGCTGCTATAGAACGAATAAAAGCAACAGAACAGGTATTAAAAGAAAGTTTAACTGTACCTGAGACACGTGATTTAATTAAGGGTATTAAAGCTAAGTATTTAACATTAGAACAATCAGAATCGAAAGAAGTAAAAGTAATTATTCAAAAAATCAGTAGTGGATTATCTGAGATAATTTTAGCTAATGCTAGTCGTGAACAACTTCAATCTTTACAAGAAATCTTAGAACAGAAATTAAAGGAAATTGGTAAGTTAATCGAATAA
- a CDS encoding ParA family protein — MKQIVLALLANAGGVGKSTISTHIAYEVSKRGYTVAMLDLDPQRSLDVFCGLSPAEANLTTVELLSKDFKGDWSLVPVWDSKVEVCQGHPLLAEIANELVIRKRGEYSLADKLNKYSLPHNLIILDCPATLGMLNVNALAAATHVLVPVQLEMKAISGSAELVEWCISTSDELQLEPRPPILGFVPSMYNGVVAMHRQYLAQLPAIAERLGIKLYPKIRSSNEFKNASAYGLPLHKYRPKHPACKDFKLIVDDVIALIKEK; from the coding sequence ATGAAACAGATAGTTCTCGCACTCCTGGCTAATGCTGGTGGAGTAGGTAAGTCTACCATTAGCACACATATTGCCTATGAAGTAAGTAAGCGGGGTTATACAGTAGCTATGTTAGATTTAGACCCCCAACGTTCATTGGATGTGTTTTGTGGTTTGTCACCAGCCGAAGCAAATTTAACTACAGTAGAGTTACTTTCTAAGGATTTTAAAGGTGATTGGTCATTAGTACCAGTTTGGGATTCAAAAGTTGAGGTGTGTCAAGGACATCCCTTGTTGGCTGAAATAGCTAATGAATTGGTGATCAGAAAACGTGGAGAATACAGTCTAGCCGACAAATTAAATAAATATTCATTACCTCACAACTTAATTATCTTGGACTGTCCTGCAACTTTGGGTATGCTAAATGTCAATGCTTTAGCTGCTGCTACTCATGTTTTGGTTCCAGTACAGTTAGAGATGAAAGCTATTTCTGGTTCGGCAGAGTTAGTTGAATGGTGTATTTCCACAAGTGACGAGTTACAACTTGAACCACGTCCACCAATTTTAGGGTTTGTTCCCAGTATGTATAACGGAGTAGTAGCTATGCACAGGCAATACCTGGCACAGTTACCTGCAATTGCTGAGAGATTAGGGATAAAGTTATATCCAAAAATTCGGAGTTCTAACGAGTTTAAAAATGCTAGTGCCTATGGATTACCATTGCACAAGTATCGTCCCAAGCATCCTGCTTGCAAAGATTTCAAATTAATTGTTGATGATGTCATTGCATTAATTAAGGAAAAATAA
- a CDS encoding ATP-binding protein, with protein sequence MKLTDWPALANQNTPIVAVEYHTPDRMQILQQFYHWGEERSLSVFVWNPGYCGLQQLIQHQGQYILQSTDRGKDGDIIQYLLEEYQSGIYLLEGMLNEGDTSKISQKCSYQLLNGCHQALWSQQRHYWVLLETYIQLPLELQPFIPILSNPLPDQQQVQMVVEQFCDAWVGSSHPRLQQFAECDRRAVADRNSWLKTTEKTSALQLLFLACQGLPIGEINMLLQQCLGFTKRLEEIAQLVLEHKVSKLRGRGLEYIAQPDVPSAGGLDLLEKRLETITCLLQPKAKQYGLKFPTGMLLWGPPGTGKSLSAKLAAKKMGLPLLAANWGVLLGDPHPDRALKEFIALVTSLSPCVLYWDDFDKGFAGWDSNADGGVARRLSAALLTWMQEHQEPVYTIATVNRLSMLPAELVRRFDDIFFVDLPHEGARYEIFNLHLAKYFPAFRDNNSPWSDDQWRRLLAEYRICSPAEIGNAVRRCAEEAFYQCRPGEIEFEDLLTQRQEFTPAMERESEQIQAIRNQAIYAKPVASLDVSRFAYQHRELFG encoded by the coding sequence ATGAAGTTGACAGACTGGCCTGCTCTAGCTAACCAAAATACTCCAATTGTGGCTGTGGAGTATCATACGCCTGACAGAATGCAGATATTACAGCAGTTTTACCATTGGGGTGAGGAGCGGTCTTTGTCAGTCTTTGTCTGGAATCCTGGTTACTGTGGACTACAGCAATTAATTCAGCATCAAGGTCAGTACATCTTGCAGTCAACTGACAGAGGTAAAGACGGGGACATTATTCAGTATCTTCTGGAGGAATATCAATCGGGTATTTATTTACTGGAGGGAATGCTAAATGAGGGTGATACTAGCAAAATAAGTCAAAAATGTAGCTATCAATTACTCAATGGCTGTCATCAAGCTCTCTGGAGTCAACAACGTCATTACTGGGTGTTATTGGAAACTTACATTCAACTACCTCTAGAATTACAGCCTTTTATTCCTATACTGTCAAATCCACTTCCAGACCAACAGCAGGTGCAGATGGTTGTGGAGCAGTTTTGTGATGCCTGGGTTGGAAGTAGCCATCCCCGGCTTCAGCAGTTTGCAGAGTGCGATCGCCGCGCCGTAGCCGATCGCAATTCTTGGTTAAAGACAACAGAAAAAACATCAGCACTGCAATTGCTCTTTCTTGCCTGTCAGGGTTTACCCATAGGCGAGATAAATATGCTACTACAGCAATGTCTAGGTTTTACAAAGCGGCTTGAGGAAATCGCCCAATTAGTGCTAGAGCATAAAGTTAGTAAACTGCGGGGTCGGGGTTTAGAGTACATTGCTCAACCGGATGTACCTTCAGCCGGGGGATTAGATTTACTGGAGAAAAGGTTGGAAACTATTACCTGTCTACTTCAACCTAAAGCAAAGCAATATGGATTAAAGTTTCCCACTGGGATGCTCTTATGGGGGCCACCGGGTACTGGTAAAAGTCTTTCTGCCAAGTTAGCAGCTAAGAAAATGGGATTGCCACTGTTAGCAGCTAATTGGGGTGTACTACTGGGCGATCCTCATCCCGACAGAGCATTAAAGGAGTTTATTGCTTTGGTAACTTCCCTTTCTCCCTGCGTACTTTATTGGGATGACTTTGATAAAGGCTTTGCTGGCTGGGATTCCAATGCAGATGGAGGTGTAGCACGGCGGCTATCTGCGGCTTTGTTGACTTGGATGCAAGAGCATCAAGAGCCAGTTTATACCATTGCTACTGTCAATCGCTTGTCAATGCTACCTGCGGAATTAGTTCGCCGTTTTGATGATATCTTTTTTGTGGACTTACCCCATGAAGGGGCAAGATATGAAATTTTCAATCTACATCTAGCTAAGTATTTTCCAGCGTTTCGAGACAATAACTCACCTTGGAGCGATGACCAATGGCGTAGACTGTTGGCTGAATATCGCATTTGCAGTCCGGCAGAAATTGGTAATGCAGTCCGTCGTTGTGCTGAAGAGGCTTTTTATCAATGTAGACCAGGGGAAATTGAGTTTGAGGATTTGCTGACACAGCGACAAGAATTCACACCAGCTATGGAGCGAGAGTCAGAACAGATACAGGCAATTCGCAATCAGGCTATTTATGCGAAACCTGTGGCTAGTCTGGATGTTTCTCGATTTGCTTATCAGCATCGGGAGTTATTTGGGTGA
- a CDS encoding primosomal protein: MAIAKARTNNNRNAANAKTSAKTNGTSATTKSKVANASPQEEALALLKELRNLIFKEYGVKLQLRDSRVSTKIGHAAREKLGLDIAAQVKKKGGNKKFDWQKWNTKLFTKLFGQPDALKYAPEVVAIFMSMLYDTISTDPEQAIADLVEFNRASLERRNSFQEQEEEELDDLDDELDEELDEDEEDIEDELDEDLDEDDELDEEDEDE, from the coding sequence ATGGCTATCGCTAAAGCTAGAACCAATAACAATCGCAACGCAGCTAATGCTAAAACATCTGCCAAAACCAATGGCACATCCGCTACAACTAAATCAAAGGTAGCGAATGCTTCACCACAAGAAGAGGCATTAGCCTTGTTGAAGGAATTGCGGAACCTAATCTTCAAAGAATATGGCGTTAAATTACAACTACGCGATTCCCGTGTTTCAACTAAAATCGGTCATGCAGCGCGTGAAAAACTCGGACTTGACATTGCTGCTCAGGTGAAAAAGAAAGGTGGTAACAAAAAGTTTGATTGGCAAAAATGGAATACCAAATTATTTACTAAATTGTTTGGACAACCAGATGCACTCAAATATGCACCAGAAGTAGTGGCAATTTTCATGAGTATGCTGTATGACACTATCAGCACTGACCCAGAGCAAGCAATAGCAGATTTAGTGGAATTCAACCGCGCATCTCTGGAACGTCGTAATTCTTTCCAAGAACAAGAAGAGGAAGAACTTGACGATTTAGATGATGAACTAGACGAAGAACTGGATGAAGATGAGGAGGATATTGAAGATGAACTAGACGAAGATTTAGATGAAGATGACGAATTAGATGAAGAAGATGAAGATGAGTAA
- a CDS encoding DUF6753 family protein — MSNSHTEELDLDDDFLDSVAARGKGLSQIPYPTLLDLAIRGKDDSFKARVWEIVVQTGLDPDDPAFLMMIATGRLQVLLEDNPKEMEAMFDLWQTQLYDHLQTYEKAAVKGQQKAIAQAVTGLIRRTEFERAIHSVPSLIAAGILLLIAAGVGGLVSVGGMSWYQSSHLDPAGPRQLTQAQANALEWATSNEGKFAHNLMQWNQDLLSRDQNGQLTCAKDVKRLGVTLEIGASSRKASSGFCTLWTSPSNQRQFVSKPRLP; from the coding sequence ATGAGTAATTCTCACACTGAAGAACTCGATTTAGACGATGATTTTTTGGATTCAGTAGCCGCTAGAGGCAAAGGACTGAGCCAAATTCCTTACCCAACTTTACTAGATTTAGCCATTCGAGGTAAAGATGATTCATTTAAAGCTAGGGTTTGGGAAATAGTAGTCCAAACTGGGCTTGACCCTGATGATCCAGCATTTCTGATGATGATTGCTACTGGTAGGCTACAAGTATTATTGGAAGACAATCCCAAAGAAATGGAAGCAATGTTTGACCTGTGGCAAACGCAGCTTTATGACCATCTCCAGACATATGAAAAGGCAGCAGTAAAAGGTCAGCAAAAAGCGATCGCTCAGGCTGTAACAGGATTAATTAGGCGTACTGAATTTGAGCGTGCTATTCATTCGGTTCCCTCTTTAATTGCTGCGGGAATACTGCTATTAATTGCAGCTGGAGTAGGCGGACTAGTAAGTGTAGGTGGAATGTCCTGGTATCAATCTAGTCATCTAGATCCTGCTGGGCCACGCCAACTCACACAAGCCCAAGCCAATGCTTTGGAATGGGCAACCAGTAATGAAGGTAAGTTTGCTCACAACTTAATGCAATGGAATCAAGATTTGCTGAGTCGTGACCAAAACGGTCAACTTACTTGTGCTAAGGATGTTAAGCGTTTGGGGGTAACACTGGAAATTGGAGCAAGTAGCAGAAAAGCCTCATCCGGGTTCTGCACGTTATGGACATCACCTAGCAATCAGCGCCAGTTTGTATCTAAACCGCGTCTACCTTGA
- a CDS encoding mobilization protein: MAAIHFMDGEKGGVGKSLFARVMVQYCIDNKLSYELVEADQSNPDVGAFYPDNHKTAVFSESERKAYDADEIFNLALTTSVIVNLPAQVYPAVTDWIERNQILEITGKNKVKIYKWFVCSGGYDSVQLFMQSLERFENKIKHIFVRNYGLCDDWKHVDGRKNLQDLIKAHKVAVINFPKFSYRERDILDANQINFSAARDYGELGVLGKQRLHNFLKKASEEIEKAKIWNLPTASITAPTEKVDDANVNGKVATKK; this comes from the coding sequence ATGGCAGCAATTCACTTCATGGATGGTGAAAAAGGTGGAGTTGGCAAGTCTTTGTTTGCACGGGTTATGGTGCAATACTGCATTGACAATAAACTCTCTTATGAATTGGTAGAAGCAGACCAAAGTAATCCAGATGTGGGTGCATTTTACCCAGACAATCATAAAACAGCAGTTTTTAGCGAATCAGAGCGTAAAGCTTACGATGCTGATGAAATTTTTAATTTAGCGCTAACAACTTCTGTGATTGTCAATTTACCTGCTCAAGTATACCCAGCAGTAACTGATTGGATTGAGCGTAATCAAATCCTAGAAATTACGGGGAAAAATAAGGTCAAAATATATAAGTGGTTTGTTTGTAGTGGTGGATATGACAGCGTTCAATTATTTATGCAATCTCTCGAACGCTTTGAGAACAAGATTAAGCACATATTTGTACGCAATTATGGTTTATGCGATGACTGGAAACATGTAGATGGACGTAAGAATTTACAGGATTTAATCAAAGCTCATAAAGTAGCTGTCATCAATTTTCCCAAGTTCAGCTATCGAGAGCGGGATATCCTTGATGCCAATCAGATAAATTTTTCTGCGGCTAGAGATTATGGAGAGTTAGGTGTATTGGGTAAGCAGCGATTACACAATTTTCTCAAAAAAGCTTCTGAGGAAATTGAGAAAGCTAAAATTTGGAATCTTCCGACAGCTTCAATTACTGCCCCAACAGAAAAAGTTGATGATGCTAATGTCAACGGCAAAGTTGCTACCAAAAAGTAA
- a CDS encoding ParM/StbA family protein, which yields MSNLIVSFDPGASLTKIVYELATEGKPCLMTMEPEMLKLPQSSIDAYMSSRKGLESPKPVDEAWVSNPADGDTQCTVVGFLARQFSASARLDKLKYETSIHKALAVIGAIAQHNKLPNRFSLSLTSLLPYGEYQNRQAFEQQLQSALKDFRFRGQRLRVKLERFECLPEGAGLAMIRQRQNGKEWFNAQTIAVLMFGHRNTSLLLFERGKMTAGYTNGLGFHQMVKRVIERTSGQDATALTSAIYAAGSDITADNQAIRTLVKSREPKNIDYELQMIVNAIATAKTEYWSRLYDWLESTLPAVNEVILSGGAALYLEQELQDCFQEISTYWGADLQQQVQEVFKDKSNDYCRTFREQEALSFRLIDAFGLFMRFRAQIEKVA from the coding sequence ATGTCAAACTTGATAGTCAGTTTTGACCCTGGTGCTTCCTTGACCAAGATTGTTTACGAACTAGCAACTGAAGGCAAACCATGTTTGATGACAATGGAACCAGAGATGCTAAAGTTGCCTCAAAGTTCGATTGACGCTTATATGTCTAGTCGCAAGGGTCTGGAATCTCCTAAACCAGTAGATGAAGCCTGGGTGTCAAATCCTGCGGATGGTGATACACAATGTACGGTAGTTGGATTCCTGGCACGGCAGTTTTCAGCATCTGCCAGACTCGATAAGCTCAAGTACGAAACCTCAATTCACAAAGCCTTGGCGGTTATTGGTGCGATCGCTCAACACAACAAATTGCCTAACAGGTTTTCACTATCACTGACCTCACTACTACCCTATGGTGAATATCAAAATCGCCAAGCATTTGAGCAACAATTGCAGTCTGCACTCAAGGATTTTAGGTTTCGGGGTCAAAGGTTGCGGGTGAAACTGGAGCGATTCGAGTGCTTACCCGAAGGTGCGGGATTGGCAATGATTCGCCAACGCCAGAATGGTAAAGAATGGTTTAATGCTCAAACCATCGCAGTGCTAATGTTCGGGCATCGCAATACCAGCCTTCTATTATTTGAACGGGGCAAGATGACGGCGGGTTACACTAATGGGCTGGGCTTTCACCAAATGGTAAAGCGAGTAATTGAGCGCACATCTGGACAGGATGCCACTGCTTTAACCTCTGCCATCTATGCAGCCGGTTCAGATATCACGGCTGACAACCAAGCAATTCGCACTCTGGTCAAAAGTAGAGAACCTAAAAATATTGACTATGAATTGCAGATGATTGTTAATGCCATTGCTACTGCTAAAACTGAGTATTGGTCTAGGCTTTACGATTGGCTGGAATCAACTTTACCTGCGGTGAACGAGGTGATTTTGAGTGGTGGCGCAGCATTGTATTTAGAGCAAGAGTTACAAGATTGTTTTCAAGAAATTTCAACTTATTGGGGTGCTGACTTACAGCAACAGGTACAAGAAGTATTCAAGGATAAAAGTAATGATTATTGCCGTACTTTCCGAGAGCAGGAAGCTTTGTCGTTTAGGTTGATTGATGCGTTTGGTTTGTTTATGCGGTTTAGAGCGCAAATCGAGAAGGTAGCATGA
- a CDS encoding GUN4 domain-containing protein — translation MNNPQQPREYDAVLGGNSPSMEGAAVLGGIEEVKLRLQNPDAKVRIAALEQAVNYGEQGLDLVLIEGLNDESVEVQKQAHFLLKSRTEIKVKKALIQLDAHLRIEGSTSYSKLRNYLAQGKLEDADCETREAMVRATFREHKGYLRMKDFDNFPCEDLQIIDQLWLKYSGGRFGFSVQKRIYQSFGGTKEYNEKIWNAFGEAVGWKLDGRWLQDKDISFDKRSPEGHFPVGRLLWFGRWGCSCLFISRFASKL, via the coding sequence ATGAATAATCCGCAACAACCGCGAGAATACGATGCTGTGCTTGGTGGTAATAGTCCATCAATGGAAGGTGCAGCCGTTTTAGGTGGGATTGAAGAGGTAAAATTACGGTTGCAAAATCCAGATGCAAAGGTGAGAATTGCAGCACTTGAGCAAGCAGTGAATTATGGAGAGCAGGGTTTAGATTTAGTATTAATTGAGGGTTTAAATGATGAATCTGTAGAAGTACAAAAACAAGCTCATTTTCTCTTAAAATCCCGCACAGAAATAAAAGTTAAAAAGGCATTAATACAATTAGATGCACATTTAAGAATAGAAGGATCAACATCTTACTCGAAATTACGTAATTATCTTGCACAGGGGAAACTCGAAGATGCTGATTGTGAAACAAGGGAAGCAATGGTAAGAGCCACATTCAGGGAACACAAAGGTTATTTACGTATGAAAGATTTTGATAACTTCCCCTGTGAAGACCTCCAAATTATTGACCAATTGTGGCTAAAATACAGTGGTGGTCGGTTTGGTTTTTCTGTCCAAAAGCGGATTTATCAAAGTTTTGGTGGGACTAAAGAATACAACGAAAAAATTTGGAATGCTTTTGGTGAAGCAGTAGGATGGAAGTTAGATGGTCGCTGGTTGCAAGATAAAGATATAAGTTTTGACAAAAGATCACCTGAAGGACATTTTCCAGTTGGAAGGCTTTTGTGGTTTGGAAGATGGGGTTGCTCTTGCTTATTCATCTCTCGTTTCGCATCGAAACTTTAG